A region from the Kribbella shirazensis genome encodes:
- a CDS encoding 3-oxoacyl-ACP reductase, whose amino-acid sequence MTDRYQTFTRTPLGQTLVKNLGLPDPAPLPRWTEGAPVIDGPVVFGAIGETDTGKAIQALLHDIGASFSTAAEGVASSEIRPKALVFDATGASSTVDLSSLQRFFSPVIRQLAPAGRVIVVGRTPELSSSTDQHVAQRALEGFTRSLGKEVKRGATVNLVYVAPDAHEQLDSTLRFFLSPKSAYVDGQVARVGTGPLVSNDPSRPLAGRTALVTGAARGIGAAIADTLARDGATVVGVDVPQNADALRKVISRIGGTELLLDVTAVDAAQRIAAHAQERHGGLDIVVHNAGITRDRRLVNMRTDAWDAVLDVNLRAPERITKHLVESGALRDGGSIIGVSSMAGIAGNNGQTNYATSKAGVIGMVQALAPVLAERHIRINAVAPGFIETEMTAKVPFTIREVGRRINSLQQGGLPIDVAETIAWFADPASAGVTGNVVRVCGQSMLGA is encoded by the coding sequence ATGACGGATCGCTACCAGACCTTCACCCGGACGCCGCTCGGCCAGACCCTGGTGAAGAACCTGGGTCTGCCCGACCCGGCGCCGCTGCCCCGCTGGACCGAGGGCGCACCGGTGATCGACGGGCCGGTCGTCTTCGGCGCCATCGGCGAGACCGACACCGGCAAGGCGATCCAGGCCCTGCTGCACGACATCGGCGCCTCGTTCAGTACGGCGGCCGAAGGCGTCGCGTCGAGCGAGATCCGCCCGAAGGCGCTCGTCTTCGACGCCACCGGCGCCTCCTCGACGGTCGACCTGAGCAGCCTGCAGCGCTTCTTCTCCCCCGTCATCCGCCAGCTCGCCCCGGCGGGCCGCGTGATCGTCGTCGGCCGTACGCCGGAACTCTCGAGCTCCACCGACCAGCACGTCGCACAGCGCGCCCTCGAGGGCTTCACGCGAAGCCTCGGCAAGGAGGTGAAGCGCGGCGCCACCGTCAACCTCGTGTACGTCGCCCCGGACGCGCACGAGCAGCTCGACTCCACGCTGCGCTTCTTCCTCTCCCCCAAGTCGGCGTACGTCGACGGCCAGGTCGCCCGCGTCGGGACCGGGCCCCTGGTCAGCAACGACCCGAGCCGGCCGCTCGCCGGGCGGACCGCGCTGGTGACCGGAGCCGCCCGGGGTATCGGCGCGGCGATCGCCGACACGCTCGCCCGCGACGGCGCGACCGTCGTCGGCGTCGACGTACCGCAGAACGCGGACGCGTTGCGCAAGGTGATCTCCAGGATCGGCGGGACCGAGCTCCTCCTCGACGTGACCGCGGTCGACGCGGCGCAGCGGATCGCCGCGCACGCGCAGGAGCGGCACGGCGGGCTCGACATCGTCGTCCACAACGCCGGCATCACCCGCGACCGCCGCCTGGTGAACATGCGCACCGACGCCTGGGACGCCGTCCTCGACGTCAACCTCCGCGCCCCCGAGCGGATCACGAAGCACCTGGTCGAGTCCGGCGCGCTCCGCGACGGCGGCTCGATCATCGGCGTCTCGTCGATGGCCGGGATCGCGGGCAACAACGGCCAGACGAACTACGCCACCTCGAAGGCCGGCGTGATCGGCATGGTCCAGGCGCTCGCCCCAGTGCTGGCCGAGCGGCACATCCGGATCAACGCGGTCGCGCCCGGGTTCATCGAGACCGAGATGACCGCGAAGGTCCCGTTCACGATCCGCGAGGTCGGCCGGCGGATCAACTCGCTGCAACAGGGCGGGCTGCCGATCGACGTGGCCGAGACGATCGCCTGGTTCGCGGATCCGGCGTCGGCCGGGGTGACCGGCAACGTGGTCCGCGTCTGCGGCCAGAGCATGCTGGGCGCCTGA
- a CDS encoding MaoC family dehydratase: MPTRRYDDSPGLGSLYARTVRATLRRADYEPDEDGLTLELPRSAIDQDHLHTYREVTGFQAGPALPPTYPHVLAFPLHLDLMSDPSFPYKPMGIVHLSNTITQKQPIPLHAEPSIRVHSTPERPHPKGTVFDVISEVFVDHELVWSDLTTLLSRSAGTPDARADLLTDPVLSPTAWWDLRGNLGRRYAAASGDRNPIHLFKLTAQAFGFPRQIAHGMWAKAAALASVQRAGHLPDAFTVRVDFRKPLLLPSRVGFGFQQSGKTIDFALYDEGHDVTHLIGQLQES, from the coding sequence ATGCCGACGCGACGGTACGACGACTCGCCGGGCCTCGGATCGCTCTACGCGCGGACCGTGCGCGCCACCCTGCGCCGGGCCGACTACGAGCCGGACGAGGACGGCCTGACGCTCGAGCTCCCCCGCTCCGCGATCGACCAGGACCACCTGCACACCTATCGGGAGGTCACCGGGTTCCAGGCCGGTCCGGCGCTGCCGCCGACGTACCCGCACGTCCTGGCGTTCCCGCTGCACCTAGACCTGATGTCCGACCCGTCGTTCCCCTACAAGCCGATGGGGATCGTGCACCTGTCCAACACGATCACGCAGAAGCAGCCGATCCCGCTGCACGCCGAGCCGTCGATCCGTGTGCACAGTACGCCGGAACGGCCGCACCCGAAGGGCACCGTCTTCGACGTGATCAGCGAGGTGTTCGTCGACCACGAACTGGTGTGGAGCGACCTCACGACGCTGCTCAGCCGGTCCGCCGGGACGCCGGACGCGCGTGCGGACCTGCTGACCGACCCGGTGCTGAGCCCGACCGCGTGGTGGGACCTGCGCGGCAACCTCGGCCGCCGGTACGCCGCGGCGTCCGGCGACCGGAACCCGATCCACCTGTTCAAGCTGACCGCTCAGGCGTTCGGGTTCCCGCGCCAGATCGCTCACGGGATGTGGGCCAAGGCTGCCGCGCTCGCGTCCGTCCAGCGCGCCGGACACCTGCCGGACGCCTTCACGGTCCGCGTGGACTTCCGCAAACCGTTGCTGCTCCCGTCCCGCGTCGGCTTCGGGTTCCAGCAGTCCGGCAAGACGATCGACTTCGCGCTGTACGACGAGGGCCATGACGTGACGCACTTGATCGGGCAGCTGCAGGAGAGCTGA
- the thrS gene encoding threonine--tRNA ligase, translated as MYDHRKIGRELGLFDSDPLIGAGLPYWLPAGAAVRRALESYIAEVERRAGYQQVYSPVLAKKELYEISGHWAKYHDDMYPPMDMGGEQLVLRPSICPHHALMYRSRSHSYRELPLRISELGGQYRAELSGAIGGLSRVRAMQLNDAHIFCRLDQVADEAAGALRLINQAYADMGIAASRYVLALPAADAEFDSPASKYVGDAASWAQAADLLREVLKDVGVDYEDAPGDAAFYGPKIDIQMMDSAGREFSLSTVQLDFHQPERFGLEYVGADGNKHRPVMVHRAIVGSIERAMAQLIEVHGGAFPAWLAPVQVVVLPISDDEEKLAAEVARRASDRGLRVEIAHADEGSLGARIRENRLAPYQAVIGAREAEAGELAVRERGGRRHDPAPIGEVLDRIRREADLHARRTHDSGWF; from the coding sequence ATGTACGACCACCGCAAGATCGGCCGTGAACTCGGCCTGTTCGACTCCGACCCGCTCATCGGCGCCGGCCTGCCCTACTGGCTGCCCGCCGGTGCCGCGGTACGACGTGCACTCGAGAGCTACATCGCCGAAGTCGAACGCAGAGCCGGCTACCAGCAGGTGTACTCGCCCGTGCTCGCCAAGAAGGAGCTCTACGAGATCTCCGGCCACTGGGCGAAGTACCACGACGACATGTATCCGCCGATGGACATGGGCGGCGAGCAGCTCGTCCTCCGCCCGAGCATCTGCCCGCACCACGCGCTCATGTACCGCTCCCGCTCGCACAGTTACCGCGAACTCCCGCTGCGCATCTCCGAACTCGGCGGCCAGTACCGCGCCGAACTCTCCGGTGCCATCGGCGGACTCAGCCGCGTCCGCGCCATGCAACTCAACGACGCGCACATCTTCTGCCGCCTCGACCAGGTCGCCGACGAGGCCGCCGGAGCGTTGCGGCTGATCAACCAGGCGTACGCCGACATGGGTATCGCGGCGTCCCGCTATGTGCTCGCGCTTCCTGCTGCCGATGCGGAGTTCGACAGCCCGGCGAGCAAGTACGTCGGTGACGCGGCGAGCTGGGCGCAGGCCGCGGACCTGCTCCGCGAGGTGCTGAAGGACGTGGGCGTGGACTACGAGGACGCGCCGGGGGACGCGGCGTTCTACGGGCCGAAGATCGACATCCAGATGATGGATTCGGCCGGCCGGGAGTTCAGCCTGTCGACCGTACAGCTCGACTTCCACCAGCCGGAGCGGTTCGGTCTCGAGTACGTCGGTGCCGACGGCAACAAGCACCGGCCGGTGATGGTGCACCGGGCGATCGTCGGCAGTATCGAGCGGGCGATGGCGCAGCTGATCGAGGTACACGGCGGCGCGTTCCCGGCGTGGCTCGCGCCGGTGCAGGTCGTCGTACTGCCGATCTCGGACGACGAGGAGAAGCTCGCCGCCGAGGTCGCGCGACGCGCGTCGGACCGGGGCCTGCGGGTCGAGATCGCGCACGCCGACGAGGGCAGCCTCGGCGCCCGCATCCGCGAGAACCGGCTCGCGCCGTACCAGGCCGTCATCGGCGCCCGCGAGGCCGAGGCGGGCGAACTCGCCGTCCGCGAGCGTGGCGGCCGCCGCCACGACCCGGCACCGATCGGCGAGGTGCTCGACCGGATCCGCCGCGAGGCGGACCTCCACGCACGCAGAACCCACGATTCCGGGTGGTTTTGA
- a CDS encoding acyl-CoA thioesterase, with protein sequence MPESLEDLVELLDLEMIDVDLFRGRQPQTSMQRVFGGQVLGQALVAASRTVDAERVVHSLHGYFLRAGDTSVPIVYRAEPTRDGGTFSSRRVVASQHGKPIFYMSSSFQRPERGLDHQDPMPDDVVPPEEAPRLATVLEARSGRPAADWDREWASLDVRLAGVTGRQFWIRAAGKLPDEPALHACVLAYASDLTLLGASLLPHGIVIGDRRIQPASLDHALWFHRPFRADEWLLYDQASPSASGARGFATGRLYNQSGHLVASVAQEGLIRPVGLDEDLLA encoded by the coding sequence ATGCCTGAGTCGCTGGAGGATCTGGTCGAGCTGCTCGACCTGGAGATGATCGACGTCGACCTGTTCCGCGGACGTCAGCCGCAGACCTCGATGCAACGGGTGTTCGGCGGTCAGGTGCTCGGTCAGGCGCTCGTCGCCGCCAGCCGGACCGTCGACGCCGAGCGCGTCGTGCACTCGCTGCACGGGTACTTCCTGCGCGCGGGGGACACGTCGGTGCCGATCGTGTACCGCGCGGAGCCGACCCGCGACGGCGGCACGTTCAGCAGCCGGCGCGTGGTGGCGTCGCAGCACGGGAAGCCGATCTTCTACATGTCGTCGTCGTTCCAGCGGCCCGAGCGCGGCCTGGATCACCAGGATCCGATGCCGGACGACGTCGTACCGCCGGAAGAGGCGCCGCGGCTCGCCACCGTCCTGGAGGCGCGGTCCGGACGGCCCGCCGCGGACTGGGATCGCGAATGGGCGTCGCTCGACGTACGCCTGGCAGGTGTCACCGGCCGCCAGTTCTGGATCCGGGCCGCCGGCAAGCTTCCCGACGAACCGGCGCTGCACGCGTGCGTGCTGGCGTACGCGAGCGACCTGACGCTGCTCGGCGCCAGCCTCCTGCCGCACGGCATCGTGATCGGCGATCGCCGGATCCAGCCCGCGTCGCTGGACCACGCACTGTGGTTCCACCGCCCCTTCCGCGCCGACGAGTGGCTGTTGTACGACCAGGCGTCGCCGTCGGCGTCCGGAGCCCGCGGTTTCGCCACCGGCCGCCTCTACAACCAGTCCGGGCATCTGGTCGCATCCGTCGCCCAGGAGGGGCTGATCCGTCCCGTCGGACTGGACGAGGATCTGCTAGCGTAG
- a CDS encoding proteasome assembly chaperone family protein — MLRPDDLYEIVDQSVATGPAAAPKVMVHSLDGFMDAGQAGRVTADHLLEVLDHRLLARFDVDLLHDYRARRPEVTFAEDRFTDYNPPHLSLHLLTDDAGVEFLLLEGVEPDNHWDRFAGAIRQLVELYNVTLTVGVHGIPMGVPHTRPLGLTAHATRPELVTRSNIWDGEMRLPASAGTMLQVRLGEAGKDAMGFAVHVPHYLAENRFPSAALALVHAISAATGLLLPSKALLDEAAVTGRLVDEQVEASEDASAVVKALETQYDAAAGSLSRKSLLADSTPSADELGAEVEQFLAELNREDDK; from the coding sequence ATGCTGCGACCGGACGACCTCTACGAGATCGTCGACCAGTCGGTGGCGACCGGCCCGGCGGCGGCGCCGAAGGTCATGGTGCACTCCCTGGACGGGTTCATGGACGCGGGCCAGGCCGGCCGGGTGACCGCCGACCACCTGCTCGAGGTGCTCGACCACCGGTTGCTGGCGCGGTTCGACGTCGACCTTCTGCACGACTACCGGGCCAGGCGGCCCGAGGTGACATTCGCCGAGGACCGGTTCACCGACTACAACCCGCCGCACCTGAGCCTGCACCTGCTGACCGACGACGCGGGTGTCGAGTTCCTGCTGCTCGAAGGCGTCGAGCCGGACAACCACTGGGACCGGTTCGCCGGAGCGATCCGGCAGCTCGTCGAGTTGTACAACGTCACGCTCACGGTCGGTGTCCACGGCATCCCGATGGGTGTGCCGCACACCCGGCCGCTCGGCCTGACCGCGCACGCGACCCGGCCCGAGCTGGTCACCCGGTCGAACATCTGGGACGGCGAGATGCGGCTGCCCGCGAGCGCGGGGACCATGCTCCAGGTCCGCCTCGGTGAGGCCGGCAAGGACGCGATGGGGTTCGCGGTGCACGTCCCGCACTACCTCGCCGAGAATCGCTTCCCGAGCGCGGCGCTGGCGCTGGTCCACGCGATCTCCGCGGCGACGGGGCTGCTCCTCCCTAGCAAGGCGCTGCTCGACGAGGCCGCCGTCACCGGCCGGCTGGTCGACGAGCAGGTCGAGGCCTCCGAGGACGCCAGCGCGGTCGTGAAGGCGCTCGAGACGCAGTACGACGCCGCAGCCGGCTCCCTGAGCCGCAAGAGCCTGCTCGCGGACTCGACTCCCTCCGCGGACGAGCTGGGGGCGGAAGTGGAGCAGTTCCTCGCCGAGCTGAACCGCGAGGACGACAAGTAA
- a CDS encoding hydroxyacid dehydrogenase, translating into MSLEPNSALTVMLAMNDGSRDRVLVPQVRQRLESVATVLPVGPGTSFLADAAVRAALPDVDVLLTGWGCPRIGPEVLDAAPKLQAILHAAGSVKAIVDPSAFDRGIRVSSAATANAQPVAEFTVAAIVLAGKRAFRLAAQYRLERRKADPHGMPGSYGTTVGLLGASRIGRMVAERLRGFDLDVLISDPFLTPAEAAGLGAELVDNDTLFRRSDIVSVHAPLLPETVGLVDARLLGLLKDGSALINTARGKIVDPDALLRECVSGRIDAILDVTEPEPLPPDSPLLDLPNVFVTPHVAGAVGNEIARLGELAVSELERLAAGKPLEHAISPAELGRLA; encoded by the coding sequence GTGAGCCTTGAACCGAATTCCGCCTTGACGGTCATGCTGGCGATGAACGACGGCAGCCGGGACCGCGTCCTGGTACCGCAGGTCCGGCAGCGCCTGGAGTCCGTCGCCACCGTCCTGCCCGTCGGTCCCGGCACCAGTTTCCTCGCCGACGCCGCCGTCCGGGCCGCGCTGCCGGACGTCGACGTACTGCTCACCGGCTGGGGCTGCCCGCGGATCGGGCCGGAGGTGCTGGACGCGGCGCCGAAGCTGCAGGCGATCCTGCACGCGGCCGGCTCGGTGAAGGCGATCGTGGACCCGAGCGCGTTCGACCGCGGCATCCGGGTGTCGTCGGCGGCGACCGCGAACGCGCAGCCGGTGGCCGAATTCACCGTCGCGGCGATCGTGCTGGCCGGGAAGCGGGCGTTCCGGCTCGCGGCGCAGTACCGGCTGGAGCGCCGGAAGGCCGATCCGCACGGGATGCCGGGGAGCTACGGTACGACGGTCGGCCTGCTCGGAGCGTCCCGAATCGGGCGGATGGTCGCGGAGCGGCTGCGCGGCTTCGACCTCGACGTCCTGATCAGCGACCCGTTCCTGACGCCGGCCGAGGCGGCCGGGCTCGGTGCGGAACTGGTCGACAACGACACGCTCTTCCGCCGCAGCGACATCGTGAGCGTGCACGCGCCGCTCCTGCCGGAGACGGTCGGCTTGGTCGACGCGCGGCTGCTCGGCCTGCTCAAGGACGGCTCGGCGCTGATCAACACCGCCCGCGGCAAGATCGTCGACCCCGACGCGCTCCTCCGCGAGTGCGTGTCCGGCCGGATCGACGCGATCCTCGACGTCACCGAGCCCGAACCGCTGCCGCCGGACTCGCCGCTGCTCGACCTGCCGAACGTCTTCGTCACCCCGCACGTCGCCGGCGCCGTCGGCAACGAGATCGCCCGCCTCGGCGAACTCGCCGTCAGCGAACTCGAACGCCTCGCCGCCGGCAAACCCCTCGAACACGCCATCAGCCCAGCAGAACTCGGAAGGCTCGCATGA